A stretch of Episyrphus balteatus chromosome 2, idEpiBalt1.1, whole genome shotgun sequence DNA encodes these proteins:
- the LOC129908470 gene encoding uncharacterized protein LOC129908470 isoform X2 — MQTKISFYFIGVLAAFALIKARPQTFNNYPYRPTFSDLDPYNYYYTTPMPYNSQNLGSNGYLSNSGYSSTLNNGYGGTYSNTGVVYNPTGYLSNPNIPGYGTTIPPYLSNTNPFGIYNGKK; from the exons ATGCAAACCAAAATAAGTTTTTACTTCATTGGTGTATTAGCTGCTTTTGCGTTGATTAAAGCTCGTCCTCAAACCTTCAATAACTATCCTTATAGGCCAACGTTTTCGGATTTAGATCCATATA ATTACTATTATACAACACCAATGCCATATAATTCGCAGAATTTG GGCAGCAATGGTTACCTTAGCAACAGTGGATATAGTTCAACATTAAATAATGGATATGGGGGAACCTATTCAAATACTGGTGTAGTATACAATCCCACTGGATACTTGTCGAATCCCAATATCCCAGGATATGGGACAACAATTCCTCCTTATCTGTCAAACACTAATCCTTTTGGAATTTacaatggaaaaaaataa
- the LOC129910083 gene encoding U-scoloptoxin(01)-Er1a isoform X3 has protein sequence MDYSYKFLWLSGILLGPILFAAITMQNVASPVFQNHKTKEWTNLDNITFSFDCSNRPVGFYADMEYNCQIFHMCDEEGNRIPHLCANETSFNQEYRICDWDYNFNCTESP, from the exons ATGGATTACAGTTATAAGTTTTTATGGCTGTCCGGTATACTATTAG GTCCTATTCTATTCGCAGCTATCACCATGCAAAATGTTGCCAGCccagtttttcaaaatcacaaaacaaaagaatGGACGAATTTAGATAATATAACATTTTCGTTTGATTGCTCCAATCGGCCGGTTGGTTTTTATGCCGACATGGAGTACAATTGTCAA aTATTTCACATGTGTGATGAAGAAGGAAATCGCATACCCCACTTATGCGCCAATGAAACTTCCTTTAATCAGGAGTACAGAATCTGTGATTGGgactataattttaattgtACAGAATCACCT TGA
- the LOC129910083 gene encoding U-scoloptoxin(01)-Er1a isoform X2 produces the protein MDYSYKFLWLSGILLAITMQNVASPVFQNHKTKEWTNLDNITFSFDCSNRPVGFYADMEYNCQIFHMCDEEGNRIPHLCANETSFNQEYRICDWDYNFNCTESPKWFYLNELTYATETPEDEDY, from the exons ATGGATTACAGTTATAAGTTTTTATGGCTGTCCGGTATACTATTAG CTATCACCATGCAAAATGTTGCCAGCccagtttttcaaaatcacaaaacaaaagaatGGACGAATTTAGATAATATAACATTTTCGTTTGATTGCTCCAATCGGCCGGTTGGTTTTTATGCCGACATGGAGTACAATTGTCAA aTATTTCACATGTGTGATGAAGAAGGAAATCGCATACCCCACTTATGCGCCAATGAAACTTCCTTTAATCAGGAGTACAGAATCTGTGATTGGgactataattttaattgtACAGAATCACCT AAATGGTTTTATCTCAACGAGCTGACATATGCCACTGAAACGCCAGAGGATGAAGACTATTAa
- the LOC129908470 gene encoding uncharacterized protein LOC129908470 isoform X1, with protein MQTKISFYFIGVLAAFALIKARPQTFNNYPYRPTFSDLDPYNYYYTTPMPYNSQNLVRIWPYVVDQAVSPLYNLNQGSNGYLSNSGYSSTLNNGYGGTYSNTGVVYNPTGYLSNPNIPGYGTTIPPYLSNTNPFGIYNGKK; from the exons ATGCAAACCAAAATAAGTTTTTACTTCATTGGTGTATTAGCTGCTTTTGCGTTGATTAAAGCTCGTCCTCAAACCTTCAATAACTATCCTTATAGGCCAACGTTTTCGGATTTAGATCCATATA ATTACTATTATACAACACCAATGCCATATAATTCGCAGAATTTGGTAAGAATTTGGCCTTATGTTGTTGATCAAGCAGTGTCTCCACTTTACAATTTAAATCAGGGCAGCAATGGTTACCTTAGCAACAGTGGATATAGTTCAACATTAAATAATGGATATGGGGGAACCTATTCAAATACTGGTGTAGTATACAATCCCACTGGATACTTGTCGAATCCCAATATCCCAGGATATGGGACAACAATTCCTCCTTATCTGTCAAACACTAATCCTTTTGGAATTTacaatggaaaaaaataa
- the LOC129910083 gene encoding uncharacterized protein LOC129910083 isoform X1, which yields MDYSYKFLWLSGILLGPILFAAITMQNVASPVFQNHKTKEWTNLDNITFSFDCSNRPVGFYADMEYNCQIFHMCDEEGNRIPHLCANETSFNQEYRICDWDYNFNCTESPKWFYLNELTYATETPEDEDY from the exons ATGGATTACAGTTATAAGTTTTTATGGCTGTCCGGTATACTATTAG GTCCTATTCTATTCGCAGCTATCACCATGCAAAATGTTGCCAGCccagtttttcaaaatcacaaaacaaaagaatGGACGAATTTAGATAATATAACATTTTCGTTTGATTGCTCCAATCGGCCGGTTGGTTTTTATGCCGACATGGAGTACAATTGTCAA aTATTTCACATGTGTGATGAAGAAGGAAATCGCATACCCCACTTATGCGCCAATGAAACTTCCTTTAATCAGGAGTACAGAATCTGTGATTGGgactataattttaattgtACAGAATCACCT AAATGGTTTTATCTCAACGAGCTGACATATGCCACTGAAACGCCAGAGGATGAAGACTATTAa